A single window of Methylacidimicrobium sp. AP8 DNA harbors:
- a CDS encoding potassium transporter Kup, with protein MNRNPESLPLLTMAALGVVFGDIGTSPLYTLGACLAATSLPADTGNLLGILSLLFWTLMLVVSVKYAGIVMRADNHGEGGVMALTALASRAARRSGRISRRILALGLLGAALFYGDGVITPAISVLSAVEGIGVASPAGKAWILPLALGILIGLFSVQSRGTTAVAHLFGPAMAIWFFLLFASGLRWVLADPRILLALNPWFGLRFLATHGPGGFLVLGGVVLAVTGAEALYADIGHFGSRPIRAAWFAVVLPALTMNYLGQGALLDRNPGAIRNPFFQLFPPWATLPMVAVSGVATVIASQAVISGAYSATHQALLLGYLPRMKVVHTSEAQRGQVYLPALNWLLLGAVVAVVLGFRSSAALSSAYGTAVTGTMLVTTLLIVFVARRSWKWPLWGAGLFLGCFLLLDGAFFGANLMKFREGGWFPLAIGLLVFVLMSTWHREREILTRRLYPETLRIEGFLDSLAPGSPIRVPGTAVYLTSGAHGLPHALQQNLAHNKVLHEQVILLTVLFEEAPRLPPSERVALQKYPKGFVRLIARYGFMEQPNIQELLDACVRQGLLPPLPDVTFFLSRQRVIPTEKMGIDFWRERLFASMLRLSTGGGDFFGLPPARVMELGNVVELSPGKPRPRKRRPA; from the coding sequence ATGAATCGGAACCCGGAATCCCTGCCTCTGCTCACGATGGCGGCTTTGGGCGTCGTCTTCGGGGATATCGGGACCAGCCCCCTCTATACGCTCGGCGCGTGCCTGGCCGCGACCTCTCTGCCCGCGGACACCGGAAACCTCCTGGGGATTCTCTCGCTCCTCTTCTGGACCCTGATGCTGGTCGTGAGTGTGAAGTACGCCGGGATCGTCATGCGGGCGGACAACCATGGCGAAGGCGGGGTCATGGCGTTGACCGCGCTGGCTTCCCGCGCGGCCCGGAGGAGCGGACGAATCTCCCGAAGGATCCTGGCCCTCGGGCTGCTGGGCGCGGCTCTCTTTTACGGCGACGGGGTCATCACGCCGGCCATCTCGGTCCTGTCCGCCGTCGAAGGGATCGGCGTCGCCTCGCCGGCCGGAAAGGCCTGGATCCTTCCGCTGGCCTTGGGAATCCTCATCGGGCTCTTCTCCGTCCAGAGCCGCGGCACTACGGCCGTCGCCCACCTTTTCGGGCCCGCCATGGCGATCTGGTTTTTCCTCCTCTTCGCCTCCGGCCTCCGCTGGGTCCTTGCCGATCCTCGGATCCTGCTCGCCCTCAACCCCTGGTTCGGCCTCCGTTTCCTCGCCACGCACGGGCCGGGGGGATTCCTCGTCCTCGGAGGGGTCGTCCTCGCCGTCACCGGCGCAGAAGCCCTGTACGCCGATATCGGCCACTTCGGTTCCCGGCCGATTCGCGCCGCTTGGTTCGCCGTGGTCCTGCCCGCCTTGACGATGAACTACCTCGGCCAGGGCGCGCTGCTCGATCGGAATCCCGGCGCGATCCGGAATCCTTTCTTCCAGCTCTTTCCCCCATGGGCAACGCTGCCTATGGTCGCGGTTTCGGGCGTCGCCACGGTGATCGCCTCGCAAGCGGTAATCTCCGGAGCCTACTCCGCCACGCACCAAGCCCTCCTCCTCGGCTACCTGCCCCGCATGAAGGTCGTGCACACCTCGGAGGCCCAGCGAGGACAAGTCTACCTGCCCGCCCTTAACTGGCTCTTGCTGGGGGCGGTCGTCGCCGTGGTCCTCGGATTCCGGTCCTCCGCCGCCCTCAGCTCCGCCTACGGGACGGCCGTCACCGGCACGATGCTGGTCACGACACTGCTGATCGTCTTCGTCGCCCGCCGGTCCTGGAAATGGCCGCTCTGGGGCGCGGGCCTCTTCCTTGGCTGCTTTCTCCTGCTCGACGGCGCATTCTTCGGCGCCAATCTCATGAAATTCCGGGAAGGGGGATGGTTCCCTCTGGCGATCGGCCTGCTCGTCTTTGTGCTGATGTCCACCTGGCATCGGGAGCGAGAGATCCTCACCCGCCGGCTCTACCCGGAAACGCTCCGGATCGAGGGCTTCCTCGATTCGCTCGCGCCGGGCTCGCCCATCCGGGTTCCCGGCACCGCCGTCTACCTCACCTCCGGAGCGCACGGCCTTCCCCACGCCCTCCAGCAGAATCTGGCCCACAACAAGGTCCTCCACGAGCAGGTCATCCTTCTGACGGTGCTCTTCGAGGAGGCGCCGCGCCTCCCTCCCTCGGAACGAGTGGCGCTCCAAAAATATCCGAAGGGATTCGTCCGCCTGATCGCCCGCTACGGGTTCATGGAGCAGCCCAACATCCAAGAGCTGCTGGATGCCTGCGTCCGGCAAGGCCTGCTCCCCCCTCTGCCGGATGTCACCTTCTTCCTCTCCCGGCAGCGGGTGATTCCCACGGAGAAGATGGGCATCGATTTCTGGAGGGAACGCCTTTTTGCCTCGATGCTCCGGCTCTCCACGGGCGGCGGCGACTTTTTCGGCCTCCCCCCGGCACGCGTCATGGAGCTGGGGAACGTAGTCGAGCTTTCGCCGGGGAAGCCCCGTCCCCGCAAACGGCGACCCGCCTGA
- the purH gene encoding bifunctional phosphoribosylaminoimidazolecarboxamide formyltransferase/IMP cyclohydrolase, with protein MKAALISVSDKAGILPLARALVDVGLTILSTGRTAAALRNARIPVQDVGELTGFPELLGGRVKTLHPKIHGGILWLRGNEEHERQRRDFGLPEIRFVAVTFYPFDETIRKPGVSTEEAIEQIDIGGCALVRSAAKNYRDVTVLVDPQDYPEVIRELSQSGETSLELRQRLAVKAFARVSAYDAVIAGYLQKCFGIAELPSVWSLPLLDGQGLRYGENPHQRAMLYGEFWRHFQQLHGKELSYNNLLDIDSGVGLLADFSERPTVAVLKHNTPCGIGSAATLREAWEKALATDREAPFGGVVAVNRPVDLPLAEALSEIFTEVVLAPGFQPEALALLQKKKNLRLLCADFARLPSPLFSVRSVVGDSILAQEPDSAPLESEPRRVVSRRSPTPEERAAMEFAWRVCKHVRSNAIVFGREDRTLAIGAGQMSRVDAVRVAIAKAKHAGLSLAGSVVASDAYFPFPDSVVLAAEAGASAVIQPGGSIRDAEVIAAADERGLAVVFTGRRHFRH; from the coding sequence ATGAAGGCCGCGCTGATCTCCGTATCCGACAAGGCCGGGATCCTCCCCTTGGCGCGGGCTCTGGTCGATGTCGGCCTGACCATCCTCTCGACCGGGAGGACGGCGGCCGCCCTCCGGAACGCCCGCATCCCGGTTCAAGACGTCGGGGAGCTCACGGGCTTCCCCGAGCTGCTGGGCGGCCGGGTGAAGACTCTCCATCCCAAGATCCACGGAGGCATCCTCTGGCTGCGCGGCAACGAGGAGCACGAGCGGCAGAGGCGGGATTTCGGCCTGCCCGAGATCCGCTTCGTCGCGGTCACCTTCTATCCCTTCGACGAAACGATTCGGAAGCCGGGCGTGTCGACCGAAGAGGCGATCGAGCAGATCGACATCGGAGGCTGCGCCCTGGTCCGGAGCGCGGCCAAGAATTACCGGGATGTGACGGTCTTGGTCGATCCCCAGGATTACCCGGAAGTCATCCGGGAGCTTTCCCAGTCGGGAGAAACAAGCCTCGAGCTACGACAGCGCTTGGCCGTCAAGGCCTTCGCCCGGGTTTCCGCGTACGACGCCGTGATCGCCGGCTATCTGCAGAAGTGCTTCGGCATCGCGGAGCTACCCTCCGTCTGGAGCTTGCCGCTCCTCGACGGGCAAGGGCTCCGGTACGGGGAAAACCCCCACCAGCGGGCCATGCTCTACGGAGAGTTCTGGCGGCACTTCCAGCAGCTGCACGGGAAGGAGCTTTCCTACAACAATCTGCTCGATATCGACAGCGGTGTCGGCCTGCTGGCCGATTTTTCGGAGCGCCCCACGGTGGCCGTGCTCAAGCATAACACCCCTTGCGGAATCGGCTCGGCGGCAACGCTGCGCGAGGCATGGGAAAAAGCTCTGGCTACCGACCGGGAGGCCCCCTTCGGCGGGGTGGTCGCGGTCAATCGCCCGGTCGATCTCCCCCTGGCCGAAGCCCTCTCGGAGATTTTCACCGAGGTGGTCTTGGCGCCGGGATTCCAGCCGGAAGCGCTCGCGCTCTTGCAGAAAAAGAAGAACCTGCGGCTGCTGTGCGCCGACTTCGCCCGGCTTCCGAGCCCCCTCTTCTCGGTCCGGTCGGTGGTCGGCGATTCGATCCTCGCGCAGGAGCCGGACTCCGCCCCCCTAGAGTCGGAACCCAGGCGGGTCGTCAGCCGTCGCTCTCCGACTCCGGAGGAGCGGGCGGCGATGGAGTTCGCCTGGCGGGTCTGCAAGCACGTCCGCTCCAACGCGATCGTCTTCGGGAGGGAGGATCGCACCCTGGCGATCGGCGCGGGCCAGATGTCCCGGGTCGACGCGGTGCGGGTGGCGATCGCCAAGGCGAAGCACGCGGGCCTCTCGCTCGCGGGAAGCGTGGTCGCCTCCGACGCCTATTTTCCCTTCCCCGATTCGGTCGTCCTCGCCGCCGAGGCTGGAGCGTCCGCCGTTATCCAACCGGGGGGAAGCATCCGGGACGCGGAGGTGATCGCGGCCGCCGACGAGCGCGGGCTGGCGGTCGTCTTCACCGGCCGACGTCACTTCCGCCATTAA
- a CDS encoding PHP domain-containing protein, which translates to MEVRADLHCHSRFSSDGVSPPEELIRVARKKGLNVIALTDHNSCAGVDDLEAKGLLRRDGKPVDGFLVIPGQEISTHEGHLLALGLRLPDLHGIAAADAASLIRSQGGFSIAPHPFDYFRAGIRSRTLDTLPVDAIEVFNAAATLRRSNRQAFRYAKERGLPMVAASDAHEAEAVGTAYVILEVEEFSVGGVFAALRRRSARLEEHYIKAQEAFRKTWHNVFRLRHRGFSASPKGAE; encoded by the coding sequence ATGGAAGTTCGAGCGGATCTCCACTGCCATTCCCGCTTTTCGAGCGACGGGGTCTCCCCTCCGGAAGAGCTGATCCGCGTCGCACGGAAAAAGGGGCTCAATGTGATCGCGCTGACCGATCACAACAGCTGCGCGGGCGTGGACGATCTCGAAGCGAAGGGTCTGCTGCGGCGGGACGGCAAGCCGGTCGACGGCTTCCTGGTCATTCCCGGCCAGGAAATCAGCACCCACGAAGGCCACCTCTTGGCGCTGGGGCTGCGGCTGCCCGACCTCCACGGCATCGCCGCCGCCGATGCGGCCTCGCTGATCCGCAGCCAAGGGGGATTCTCGATCGCGCCGCATCCCTTCGACTATTTTCGCGCCGGCATCCGGAGCCGGACGCTCGACACCCTCCCCGTGGACGCGATCGAGGTGTTCAACGCGGCGGCCACGCTGCGCCGGAGCAACCGGCAGGCCTTCCGCTACGCCAAGGAACGGGGGCTCCCGATGGTGGCGGCCAGCGACGCGCACGAAGCCGAGGCGGTCGGAACCGCCTACGTGATCCTGGAGGTCGAGGAGTTCTCGGTCGGCGGGGTCTTCGCCGCCCTGCGCCGGAGGTCGGCCAGGCTCGAAGAGCACTACATCAAGGCGCAAGAGGCCTTCCGAAAGACCTGGCACAACGTCTTCCGCTTGCGCCACCGCGGCTTCTCCGCCTCTCCCAAGGGGGCCGAATGA
- a CDS encoding class I SAM-dependent methyltransferase — MAPTSPAPRPGPPSGEEGRRSAASSIGELFDSVAPRYDFLNHLLSGGSDWRWREKVASAVARRSPKRLLDLATGSGDLLRLLERRIPTLEETWGVDLSPSMLAVARAKGLRRLLQADALNLPFPDGSFDVVTVAFGLRNFADRLRGLAEMRRVLRPGGSVFILEFSRPRAWLAPAYFFYLQRILPEIARLFGAPREAYRYLASSIAAFPGAEELAEEMARAGFAGVRFQRWTGGVVALHEGVAGSAGASPRSAG, encoded by the coding sequence ATGGCCCCCACTTCCCCCGCTCCTCGGCCCGGCCCGCCTTCCGGGGAGGAGGGCCGGCGATCGGCGGCCTCCTCCATCGGAGAGCTTTTCGATTCGGTGGCTCCGCGCTACGATTTCCTCAACCACCTTCTGAGCGGCGGGAGCGATTGGCGGTGGCGGGAAAAGGTCGCATCCGCGGTCGCCCGGCGGAGCCCCAAGCGGCTTCTCGATCTGGCCACCGGCAGCGGAGACCTGCTGCGGCTCCTCGAGCGGCGGATTCCGACCCTCGAGGAGACCTGGGGCGTCGATCTCTCCCCCTCGATGCTCGCTGTCGCCCGTGCCAAGGGCCTCCGGCGCCTGCTCCAGGCCGACGCCTTGAACCTCCCCTTTCCGGACGGGAGCTTCGATGTCGTGACCGTCGCCTTCGGGCTGCGCAACTTCGCCGACCGCCTCCGAGGCCTGGCCGAGATGCGGCGCGTCCTCCGTCCGGGAGGAAGCGTCTTCATCCTCGAGTTTTCCCGCCCGCGGGCCTGGCTCGCCCCCGCCTACTTTTTCTATCTTCAGCGGATCCTGCCGGAAATCGCCCGTCTCTTCGGCGCCCCCCGCGAAGCCTATCGCTATCTCGCCTCGTCGATCGCTGCCTTCCCCGGCGCGGAGGAGCTCGCCGAGGAGATGGCGCGCGCCGGCTTCGCCGGGGTCCGCTTTCAACGATGGACCGGCGGGGTGGTGGCCCTCCATGAGGGAGTGGCGGGGAGCGCGGGAGCCTCGCCCCGATCCGCCGGGTGA
- a CDS encoding MotA/TolQ/ExbB proton channel family protein yields the protein MILANIVLNTFSRGGPIMWPLLLVAIVAIVTVLERIFWWSMIRLRRQQSKVSEVYSLLKNGRIEEAAKLARASKDPVMKMIWWGLNHHETSLQNALQVAAGFELKQAGRGLAVLDTIVTLGPLLGLLGTVTGIMNAFHFVGNEELAAVKVSGGIAEALIATATGLALAIFALIPYNYFGRKLANLQFDLETAATNVELLLQSRGREIRLGPPTARYAEAASPER from the coding sequence ATGATCCTCGCCAATATCGTCCTCAACACCTTCTCCCGCGGAGGCCCGATCATGTGGCCGCTGCTCTTGGTCGCGATCGTCGCGATCGTGACCGTGCTTGAACGGATCTTCTGGTGGTCGATGATCCGGCTCCGCCGCCAGCAGAGTAAGGTTTCCGAGGTCTACAGCCTTCTCAAGAACGGCCGGATCGAGGAGGCGGCCAAGCTCGCGCGGGCCTCGAAGGATCCGGTCATGAAGATGATCTGGTGGGGGCTCAACCATCACGAGACTTCGTTGCAGAACGCTCTCCAGGTGGCTGCGGGCTTCGAGCTCAAGCAAGCCGGCCGGGGACTCGCGGTCTTGGACACAATCGTCACCCTCGGCCCCCTTCTGGGGCTTCTGGGAACGGTAACCGGCATCATGAATGCCTTCCACTTCGTGGGGAATGAGGAGCTGGCGGCGGTCAAGGTCAGCGGAGGAATCGCAGAGGCCCTGATCGCCACCGCCACCGGCCTGGCGCTGGCGATCTTCGCGCTCATCCCCTATAACTACTTCGGCCGCAAGCTGGCCAATCTCCAGTTCGACCTCGAGACCGCCGCGACCAACGTCGAGCTCCTCCTCCAAAGCCGCGGCCGGGAGATCCGCCTCGGACCGCCGACCGCCCGGTATGCGGAAGCTGCCTCCCCGGAACGATGA
- a CDS encoding MFS transporter yields the protein MEEDHQVEGLAWRPGVPASDAHGRRDEDAGVWKRASPSFPAPKAFPSLYPSLVAFFAWTFAVYDFLLFGLLLPVLATEFGWSPAQSVSIAFRVAIASFLCSLLVGPIADRFGRRNALVITVGGAALSSALTALAAGPLSLIFARALSGLGYSEQAVNTVYLSELEPAGRRGRIYGFVQGGWPIGQLLATGATGLLLPLVGWRGVFFVASFPALAVLLARLWLPESPHFRKLQRFRRLLRHRAPEVAARYAQRNGIDAEKSRQISLIQLLGPDLRFHFLFLVCAFFFNWFAGQIFTVLATTVFTQAKGLSYNEALYAFGAGSAAAYVGYVFHGYLGDLAGRRETVAIAWIASALAYAALLFFARGFWPVASLYAIADFLRAGAYSALFTYIAESFPTRVRGNATALINAIGPLGAIASSSLFSLALGQGMSGVWASFWIGALPALLSGLFLLGCRSIPPGLALEAISR from the coding sequence ATGGAAGAGGATCACCAGGTAGAGGGGCTTGCCTGGCGCCCCGGCGTTCCGGCAAGCGATGCCCATGGCCGGAGGGATGAGGACGCGGGCGTTTGGAAGCGGGCCTCCCCCTCCTTTCCCGCGCCGAAGGCATTTCCTTCCCTCTATCCCTCGCTGGTCGCTTTCTTCGCATGGACGTTCGCGGTCTATGATTTTTTGCTCTTCGGCCTGCTCTTGCCCGTGCTGGCCACGGAATTCGGCTGGTCCCCCGCGCAAAGTGTCTCGATCGCGTTCCGGGTTGCCATCGCAAGCTTCCTCTGCTCGCTCCTGGTCGGCCCGATCGCGGACCGGTTCGGCCGGCGCAACGCGCTCGTCATCACGGTCGGCGGAGCCGCCTTGAGCTCCGCCCTGACAGCACTGGCGGCCGGCCCCCTCTCCCTGATTTTCGCGCGAGCGCTCTCGGGCCTCGGCTATTCCGAACAGGCGGTCAACACGGTCTATCTTTCGGAGCTGGAACCGGCAGGGAGACGGGGCAGAATCTACGGCTTCGTGCAAGGAGGCTGGCCGATCGGCCAGCTCTTGGCCACCGGGGCGACGGGGCTGCTCCTTCCTCTGGTTGGCTGGCGCGGAGTTTTTTTCGTCGCCAGCTTTCCCGCCCTCGCCGTCTTGCTCGCCCGCCTCTGGCTCCCCGAGAGCCCCCACTTCCGCAAGCTCCAGCGATTCCGCCGGCTCCTTCGCCATCGGGCCCCGGAGGTGGCGGCCCGCTATGCGCAGCGCAACGGCATCGATGCGGAAAAATCCCGGCAGATCTCTCTCATCCAACTCCTGGGACCGGATCTGCGCTTCCACTTTCTGTTCCTGGTGTGCGCCTTCTTCTTCAACTGGTTCGCGGGACAGATCTTCACGGTATTGGCGACCACGGTCTTCACCCAAGCCAAGGGATTGTCCTATAACGAGGCGCTCTATGCCTTCGGGGCGGGAAGTGCCGCCGCCTACGTCGGTTATGTCTTCCACGGATATTTAGGAGACCTCGCCGGCCGGCGGGAGACGGTGGCGATTGCTTGGATCGCCTCGGCGCTCGCCTACGCCGCGCTCCTCTTCTTCGCTCGGGGGTTTTGGCCCGTGGCCTCGCTCTATGCGATCGCCGACTTCTTGAGGGCCGGAGCGTATTCAGCCCTCTTCACATACATCGCCGAGTCGTTCCCGACCCGGGTTCGAGGCAACGCCACAGCCCTGATCAACGCCATCGGCCCCCTAGGGGCGATCGCCAGCTCCTCGCTCTTCAGCCTCGCCCTCGGTCAGGGGATGAGCGGGGTCTGGGCGAGCTTCTGGATCGGGGCTCTCCCGGCTCTTCTCTCGGGTCTATTCCTATTAGGCTGCCGGAGCATCCCTCCCGGCTTGGCGCTCGAGGCCATTTCGCGGTAG
- a CDS encoding MMPL family transporter, with product MKRLLVWLLVRMVRLAAGRPGPVLSLAAVLTGLSAWVVATRLQVINDTNALIRSDSPIHRNYLAYRREFGAAEEYLITIRSPDPEMNRRAAQAVGEQLKRLEPLVREVTYRFDFSGLERKVLLFLELDELAKIEAEVDGYVKALAAQPKMKLNIASVLSQANEKFQASYLRKKENWTEFKPFIDRFVGMLNDMADALAQNPPPSDAAAKAKEKVQAGNVPDADLARLRAEDIGKLLAEHEYISYEDGHLFLVTAAPGPNALEGAGRTETVRKIREILKYTGADFPEVSFGLTGEPVLDEDQLEQSSKDSLHAAGLALALVALLFVLSYRALRRPGLGLLVLIMALLWSLAFGVLVVGHLNIISQAFVAMVLGMGIDFSIQIMGRYEEELAHGHSVAEALEITAAHTGVAVVTGGSTTAAAFFTMCFNDFIGLREFGIIAGSGILFCLAGSLLVLPAAYAWIDRRTDPARLRENALRSHWSSPPWLNRALFRAPRTVLLLALLATAGGAWLAPRVGFDYNLLNLQDPTLESVKEEEALVNSPARAFLFALSIADDQKQAASRIAAFEALPTVSEVHSLSSILPEKQGEKQAIVRRIVERVQSIPIDREPPAFNGQQVQKAVAELLAKSREGFAVAKRYVALAQQARDAVEVFGKLIPALERLDAVMASLPPNELNSRLRIANQRVFGSMQSGLSWLRSQDATRGVTIADLPPEIVHRYLSPHGKILIEVLPKENVWNREADVRFVRELRTVDPNVTGTPVQNYEYIELLRSSYVQAAEWAFVAIVILIFLRFQQVGYSLLAILPLGMAVLWTLGAMALFHVPFNPANIITLPLAIGAGVAYGIYTVDRFCESGNAALFSSSTGKAILLSGLTAVIGFGSLMISSYRGLFSLGLLMTISIGFCLIASLVVLPQVFWLVCRRREAKAESAAVPPPEVARSAGADLEALAQEARERNGSV from the coding sequence ATGAAGAGGCTCTTGGTATGGCTCCTGGTCCGCATGGTGCGGTTGGCCGCCGGGCGGCCCGGTCCGGTGCTTTCCCTCGCCGCGGTCCTGACCGGACTTTCGGCCTGGGTGGTGGCGACGCGTCTGCAGGTCATCAACGATACCAATGCGCTGATCCGCTCGGATTCTCCGATCCACCGCAACTACCTCGCCTACCGGCGGGAGTTCGGCGCGGCCGAGGAATACCTGATCACGATCCGCTCTCCCGACCCGGAGATGAACCGGCGGGCGGCGCAGGCGGTCGGGGAGCAGCTAAAGAGGCTCGAGCCGCTGGTCCGTGAGGTGACCTACCGGTTCGATTTTTCAGGCTTGGAAAGGAAGGTCCTCCTCTTCCTGGAGCTCGACGAGCTGGCCAAGATCGAGGCGGAGGTCGACGGCTACGTCAAGGCGCTGGCAGCCCAGCCCAAGATGAAGCTCAACATCGCCTCGGTGCTTTCGCAGGCCAATGAGAAGTTCCAGGCGAGCTACCTGCGGAAGAAGGAGAACTGGACCGAGTTCAAGCCTTTCATCGACCGGTTCGTCGGGATGCTCAACGACATGGCCGACGCGCTCGCGCAGAACCCGCCTCCGTCGGACGCCGCGGCGAAAGCCAAGGAGAAGGTGCAGGCGGGGAACGTGCCGGATGCCGATCTGGCCCGGCTGCGAGCCGAGGACATCGGCAAGCTGCTCGCGGAGCATGAGTACATCTCGTATGAGGACGGCCATCTCTTCCTGGTGACCGCGGCGCCCGGACCCAACGCGCTCGAAGGTGCCGGCCGCACCGAGACGGTCCGCAAGATCCGGGAGATCCTCAAGTACACGGGTGCGGACTTCCCCGAAGTCTCCTTCGGGCTGACCGGTGAGCCGGTCCTCGACGAGGATCAACTCGAGCAGAGCTCGAAGGACAGCCTCCATGCGGCCGGGCTGGCCCTGGCGCTAGTCGCCCTGCTCTTCGTGCTTAGCTACCGGGCGCTGCGCCGCCCGGGGCTCGGGCTGCTCGTCCTGATCATGGCGCTCCTCTGGTCGCTGGCCTTCGGCGTTCTCGTCGTCGGCCACCTCAACATCATCTCCCAGGCCTTCGTCGCTATGGTGCTCGGCATGGGGATCGATTTCAGCATTCAAATCATGGGCCGATACGAGGAGGAGCTGGCGCACGGCCACTCCGTGGCGGAGGCGCTCGAGATCACCGCCGCCCATACCGGAGTCGCCGTGGTGACCGGAGGCAGCACGACGGCCGCAGCCTTCTTCACGATGTGCTTCAACGACTTTATCGGCCTCCGCGAGTTCGGGATCATCGCCGGCTCCGGCATTCTCTTTTGCCTGGCAGGCAGCCTGTTGGTGCTCCCCGCCGCTTACGCCTGGATCGATCGACGCACCGATCCCGCACGCCTCCGGGAAAACGCCCTCCGATCGCACTGGTCTTCGCCTCCTTGGCTCAACCGGGCCCTCTTCCGCGCGCCGCGGACCGTCCTGCTCCTCGCGCTGCTGGCGACCGCCGGAGGGGCCTGGCTGGCTCCCCGCGTCGGTTTCGATTACAACCTCTTGAACCTCCAGGATCCGACGCTCGAGTCCGTGAAGGAGGAAGAGGCGCTGGTCAACTCTCCGGCCCGCGCTTTTCTCTTCGCCCTTTCGATCGCCGATGACCAGAAGCAGGCCGCCAGCCGGATCGCCGCCTTCGAAGCCCTGCCGACCGTGAGCGAGGTCCACTCGCTCTCGTCGATCCTTCCGGAAAAGCAGGGAGAGAAGCAGGCGATCGTCCGCCGCATCGTCGAGCGGGTCCAGTCGATTCCGATCGATCGCGAGCCGCCGGCCTTCAACGGGCAGCAGGTGCAAAAGGCCGTGGCCGAGCTCCTCGCCAAGTCTCGCGAGGGGTTCGCGGTGGCCAAGCGGTACGTGGCTCTGGCCCAGCAGGCCCGCGATGCGGTCGAGGTCTTCGGCAAGCTGATCCCCGCCCTGGAGCGGCTCGACGCGGTGATGGCGAGCCTCCCCCCGAACGAGCTCAACTCCCGGCTGCGGATCGCCAATCAACGGGTCTTCGGCTCGATGCAGAGCGGGCTCTCCTGGCTCCGGAGCCAGGATGCCACCCGCGGGGTCACGATAGCGGACCTCCCCCCGGAGATCGTTCACCGCTACCTTTCGCCCCACGGCAAGATCCTGATCGAAGTCCTTCCCAAGGAAAACGTCTGGAACCGCGAGGCGGACGTCCGCTTCGTCCGGGAGCTGCGGACCGTCGATCCGAACGTGACGGGAACTCCGGTCCAGAACTACGAATACATCGAGCTGCTCCGATCGAGCTATGTGCAGGCCGCCGAATGGGCGTTCGTCGCCATCGTCATCCTCATCTTCCTCCGTTTTCAGCAGGTGGGCTACAGCCTGCTGGCGATCCTGCCTCTCGGCATGGCCGTTCTCTGGACTCTCGGCGCCATGGCCCTCTTCCACGTGCCGTTCAATCCCGCGAACATCATCACCCTGCCGCTCGCCATCGGGGCGGGGGTGGCCTACGGCATCTACACCGTCGACCGGTTCTGCGAGAGCGGCAATGCCGCGCTCTTTTCCAGCAGCACCGGAAAGGCGATCCTGCTTTCCGGCTTGACAGCGGTCATCGGCTTTGGATCGCTCATGATCAGCTCGTATCGGGGGCTCTTCAGCTTGGGGCTCCTCATGACGATCTCGATCGGCTTCTGCCTGATCGCCAGCCTGGTGGTGCTGCCGCAGGTCTTCTGGCTGGTCTGCCGGCGTCGCGAGGCGAAGGCGGAGTCAGCCGCCGTCCCGCCGCCGGAGGTCGCCCGGTCCGCCGGCGCCGATCTCGAAGCGCTCGCTCAGGAGGCGCGGGAGCGGAACGGAAGCGTGTAA
- a CDS encoding HNH endonuclease yields MSALERPVLVLNRLWQAVNLCSARRAFGLLYQGHAHVVHAEDSDLYSLDFARWAEQSRDYKGEDIVHTVSARIRIPRVILLLLFERLPSKEVKFTRHNVFERDNHTCQYCGQRFDNRFLNLDHVIPRERGGRTVWENIVCSCIWCNSRKGNRTPQEAGMRLLRKPRRPRWRPLIAPESADVPELWRRFLDVDCWKVELS; encoded by the coding sequence ATGTCGGCCCTGGAAAGACCGGTCCTTGTTCTCAATCGGCTCTGGCAGGCGGTAAACCTCTGCTCCGCCAGGCGCGCCTTCGGTCTTCTTTATCAAGGGCATGCGCATGTGGTGCATGCGGAGGACAGCGATTTGTATTCTCTGGATTTCGCCCGGTGGGCCGAGCAGTCCCGGGACTACAAGGGGGAGGACATCGTGCACACGGTCTCCGCACGGATCCGGATTCCCCGCGTCATCCTCCTTCTCCTCTTCGAAAGGCTTCCCAGCAAAGAGGTCAAGTTCACCCGCCATAACGTTTTTGAACGGGACAACCACACGTGCCAATATTGTGGTCAGCGCTTCGACAACCGTTTCCTCAACCTCGATCACGTCATTCCGCGCGAGCGGGGCGGAAGGACCGTTTGGGAGAATATCGTCTGTTCCTGCATCTGGTGCAACAGCCGCAAGGGGAACCGGACGCCGCAGGAGGCGGGAATGCGGCTCCTGCGGAAGCCCCGCCGTCCCCGGTGGCGCCCCCTGATCGCCCCGGAATCGGCGGACGTCCCCGAGCTTTGGCGGCGCTTCCTCGACGTAGACTGCTGGAAGGTTGAGCTCAGCTAG